A single genomic interval of Flavobacteriales bacterium harbors:
- a CDS encoding DUF177 domain-containing protein, translated as MDAQREHTIEFVGLKDGLHDFRFALDDAFFAAAADEELHGGACTVDVTLDKSPNLLVADLHITGTVRMDCDHCNAPLDQPVDGRLRQVYHLNGRQRFDGDDDVIGLDPADHAIQLSHPIYECLRLTLPARRVHAPGGCDPAVDAILNEQHGGPAGNDPRWSALNALKDNR; from the coding sequence GTGGACGCGCAACGGGAACATACCATCGAGTTCGTCGGGCTGAAGGACGGTCTGCACGACTTCCGGTTCGCGTTGGATGATGCGTTCTTCGCCGCTGCGGCGGACGAGGAGCTGCACGGCGGGGCCTGCACGGTGGACGTGACGCTGGACAAGAGCCCGAACCTGCTGGTGGCCGATTTGCACATCACCGGCACCGTGCGCATGGACTGCGACCATTGCAACGCCCCGCTGGACCAGCCGGTGGACGGCAGGTTGCGGCAGGTGTACCACCTCAACGGCCGCCAGCGCTTCGATGGCGACGATGACGTGATCGGCCTGGACCCGGCCGACCATGCCATCCAGTTGAGCCATCCGATCTACGAATGCCTGCGACTGACGCTGCCGGCCCGGCGGGTGCACGCCCCGGGCGGGTGCGACCCGGCCGTGGACGCCATCCTGAACGAACAGCACGGTGGACCGGCGGGGAACGACCCGCGCTGGTCCGCATTGAACGCCTTGAAAGACAACCGCTGA
- the rpmF gene encoding 50S ribosomal protein L32, whose translation MPNPKRRHSKTRTMKRRTHQRAGTPTVSKDPNTGEMHLRHRAYKVGDDLYYRGKVVVSGSAAE comes from the coding sequence ATGCCCAATCCGAAGCGACGCCATTCCAAGACCCGCACCATGAAGCGGCGCACCCACCAGCGCGCCGGCACCCCCACGGTGAGCAAGGACCCCAACACGGGCGAGATGCACCTGCGCCACCGCGCCTACAAGGTGGGCGATGACCTGTACTACCGCGGCAAGGTGGTGGTGAGCGGCTCGGCCGCCGAGTGA
- the accB gene encoding acetyl-CoA carboxylase biotin carboxyl carrier protein produces MNLAQIQELIKFVAKSGVSEVEIEQKDFKITIKTPAGKKEVQVIAAPAPAYAPPAPVAAAPAAAPAPAALAAPAPAKEESRYVTVKAPMIGTFYRAPGPGKPVFVNVGDTIEKGKPICIIEAMKLFNEIESDVSGKIVKVLVDDAKPVEYDQPLFLVDPS; encoded by the coding sequence ATGAACCTAGCGCAGATCCAGGAGCTGATCAAGTTCGTCGCCAAGAGCGGCGTCAGCGAGGTGGAGATCGAGCAGAAGGACTTCAAGATCACGATCAAGACCCCGGCGGGCAAGAAGGAGGTGCAGGTGATCGCCGCACCGGCCCCGGCCTATGCACCGCCCGCGCCCGTGGCGGCGGCACCCGCTGCGGCACCGGCACCGGCCGCACTCGCGGCGCCCGCACCGGCCAAGGAGGAGAGCCGCTACGTGACGGTGAAGGCGCCCATGATCGGCACCTTCTACCGCGCACCCGGCCCCGGCAAGCCGGTGTTCGTCAACGTGGGCGACACCATCGAAAAGGGCAAGCCCATCTGCATCATCGAGGCCATGAAGCTCTTCAACGAGATCGAGAGCGACGTGAGCGGCAAGATCGTGAAGGTGCTGGTGGACGATGCCAAGCCGGTGGAGTACGACCAGCCGTTGTTCCTGGTGGATCCGTCTTAG
- the plsX gene encoding phosphate acyltransferase PlsX, giving the protein MRIGLDIMGSDHGPEVPMKGAVMAARELPPDVRLVLIGDPEAIHTGLAREGADPAAFEVVASRNDITMQDSATKALQTKPESSISLGFGLMKAGRLDAFASTGNTGAMLVGAVLSVKPIPGIIRPCIPSVVPKENGSYGIMLDVGANADCKPDVLTQFGLLGHLLAKHVYRIDTPKVALLNIGEEDKKGNATALAAYALMKEQSQYNFIGNVEGRDLFNDKADVMVTDGFTGNIVLKAVEAFHDLLKLRGVHEPFFDRFDYENYGGLPVLGVNGNVIIGHGISNEVTIKNMLLFTREVVESRLNDRIREALV; this is encoded by the coding sequence ATGAGGATCGGACTGGACATCATGGGCAGCGACCATGGGCCGGAGGTGCCCATGAAGGGGGCCGTCATGGCCGCCCGCGAGCTTCCGCCCGACGTGCGCCTGGTGCTGATCGGCGACCCCGAGGCCATCCACACCGGGCTGGCCCGCGAAGGGGCCGACCCCGCCGCGTTCGAGGTGGTGGCCAGCCGCAACGACATCACCATGCAGGACAGCGCCACCAAGGCGCTGCAGACCAAGCCGGAGAGCAGCATCAGCCTGGGCTTCGGGCTGATGAAGGCCGGCCGGCTGGATGCCTTCGCCAGCACGGGCAACACCGGCGCCATGCTGGTGGGCGCCGTGCTGAGCGTGAAACCGATCCCGGGCATCATCCGCCCCTGCATCCCCAGCGTGGTGCCCAAGGAGAACGGCAGCTACGGCATCATGCTCGACGTGGGCGCCAACGCCGACTGCAAACCCGATGTCCTCACCCAGTTCGGCCTCCTGGGCCATCTCCTGGCCAAGCACGTCTACCGCATCGACACCCCCAAGGTGGCCCTGCTCAACATCGGTGAGGAGGACAAGAAGGGCAACGCCACGGCCCTGGCCGCCTATGCCCTCATGAAGGAGCAGTCGCAGTACAACTTCATCGGCAACGTGGAGGGCCGCGACCTGTTCAACGACAAGGCCGATGTGATGGTCACCGATGGCTTCACGGGCAACATCGTCCTGAAGGCCGTGGAGGCCTTCCACGACCTGCTGAAGCTCCGTGGCGTGCACGAGCCCTTCTTCGACCGGTTCGACTACGAGAACTATGGCGGCCTGCCCGTACTGGGCGTCAACGGCAACGTCATCATCGGCCACGGCATCAGCAACGAGGTCACCATCAAGAACATGCTGCTCTTCACCCGCGAGGTGGTGGAGAGCCGCCTGAACGACCGCATCCGCGAAGCGCTGGTATGA
- the gatA gene encoding Asp-tRNA(Asn)/Glu-tRNA(Gln) amidotransferase subunit GatA — translation MRPTRTLREAREAMAAGATVRALTEAALAEARRQAHLNAFLELFEESALAQADRVDAAVRAGTAGPLAGLMLSIKDNICYKDHRVGASSRILEGFTSLYSATVVERLLAAGAVIIGRTNCDEFAMGSSNENSAYGPVANPLDPKRVPGGSSGGAAASVAAGIVHAALGSDTGGSIRQPASFTGTVGLKPTYGRVSRYGLIAFASSFDQIGPFARTVEDATAVYNAMAGQDPLDSTTSSRPAPPITLSEPGPLRIAYYRECVERPGVAPAVREAMTALVERLQAEGHTVEPAELPLLDHQVPTYYIIATAEASSNLARFDGIHYGHRSKAAQGVEETYRLSRSEGFGPEVQRRILLGTFVLSAGYYDAYYAQAQRVRRLIRDATLRTLTDHDLILLPTCPITAFEQGALSADPIAMYLQDIFTVQANLAGNPAISVPLGTDAGGLPFGAQLMAAPFGEEVLLRAASHLLPR, via the coding sequence ATGCGCCCCACCCGCACCCTGCGTGAGGCCCGCGAGGCCATGGCCGCCGGGGCCACGGTGCGCGCCCTCACCGAAGCGGCGCTGGCCGAGGCCCGCCGGCAGGCGCACCTCAACGCCTTCCTGGAGCTCTTCGAGGAGAGCGCCCTGGCCCAGGCCGACCGGGTGGATGCGGCGGTGCGCGCAGGCACGGCAGGGCCGCTGGCCGGTCTGATGCTCAGCATCAAGGACAACATCTGCTACAAGGACCATCGGGTGGGGGCGTCCAGCCGCATCCTGGAGGGCTTCACCAGCCTGTACAGCGCCACGGTGGTGGAACGCCTGCTGGCGGCCGGCGCCGTCATCATCGGCCGCACCAATTGCGACGAGTTCGCCATGGGCAGCAGCAACGAGAACAGCGCCTATGGCCCGGTGGCCAACCCCCTGGACCCCAAGCGGGTGCCCGGTGGCTCCAGCGGCGGTGCCGCAGCGAGCGTGGCCGCGGGGATTGTGCATGCCGCCCTGGGCAGTGATACCGGCGGAAGCATCCGCCAGCCCGCCTCCTTCACGGGCACGGTGGGCCTGAAGCCCACCTACGGCCGCGTGAGCCGCTACGGCCTCATCGCCTTCGCCAGCAGCTTCGACCAGATCGGGCCCTTCGCCCGCACCGTGGAGGATGCCACCGCCGTGTACAACGCCATGGCCGGGCAGGACCCCTTGGACAGCACCACCAGCAGCCGCCCCGCCCCGCCCATCACGCTGAGCGAACCAGGGCCGCTTCGCATCGCCTACTACCGCGAATGCGTGGAACGGCCGGGTGTGGCCCCGGCCGTCCGCGAGGCCATGACCGCCCTGGTGGAGCGGCTGCAGGCCGAAGGCCACACGGTGGAGCCGGCCGAGCTGCCGCTGCTGGACCATCAGGTGCCCACCTACTACATCATCGCCACGGCCGAGGCCAGCAGCAACCTGGCCCGCTTCGACGGCATCCACTACGGGCACCGGAGCAAGGCCGCCCAAGGGGTCGAGGAGACCTACCGCCTGAGCCGCAGCGAGGGCTTCGGCCCGGAGGTGCAGCGGCGGATCCTCCTGGGCACCTTCGTGCTGAGCGCCGGGTACTACGATGCCTACTACGCCCAGGCCCAGCGCGTGCGGCGCCTGATCCGTGACGCCACCCTGCGCACCCTCACCGACCACGACCTGATCCTGCTACCCACCTGTCCCATCACGGCGTTCGAGCAGGGAGCCCTGTCGGCCGACCCCATCGCCATGTACCTGCAGGACATCTTCACGGTGCAGGCCAATCTCGCCGGCAACCCGGCCATCAGCGTGCCTTTGGGCACCGATGCCGGGGGGCTGCCGTTCGGGGCCCAGCTCATGGCGGCGCCCTTCGGGGAGGAGGTGCTGCTGCGCGCCGCGTCACACCTGCTGCCACGCTGA
- a CDS encoding tetratricopeptide repeat protein: protein MRHPLPILSLLVALATACGGTRQATVAPSGGGHGEPGDHTQASDQRARVMRLFMDATQARLNGQPGKAIALFEQCIKLDPGNHAAMFELAKLMHMQQRPAEALTWAKKAQAADPENIWYRFLLADLYGQYGQLDKASETFQGIVDKWPERHEVRFQLAHTLAMDGRTDEARKVFKDIRTHLGNGEEVVTQEYGMLANAGKLQEAREVLETALKDDPDNVAYLGMLAELYDEMGEGDKALELYRRVMEADPDDSMTRLALAEHYYAKGEMDPAFEQLGLAFGDPDLEVDPKMQVLLGFFEMTTSGSGATDDSKDLVRRAYTLIDILERTHPESGKPSTIRGDFLMRDGRMAEARDAFRKALNYEKDKFPIWMQVLQMDLQAADHAALRDDARAATELFPTSPEPWLYLGIAEAQLKAYDPAIEALVTGRDLVVDNDPLLASFWTSLGDAYHSAGRHDRSDEAFDQALRLDPRNATTLNNYAYYLSLRGEKLERAREMSEQSNKLAPGQTSFEDTYAWVLHRMGRHDEARTWIEKALASGGATSGEVVEHYGDILYALGDHAGAVEQWRKALALGGASEAIGSKASSGRPAE from the coding sequence ATGCGCCATCCCCTTCCGATCCTGAGCCTGCTGGTGGCCCTGGCCACGGCCTGTGGGGGTACGCGGCAGGCCACCGTCGCCCCATCGGGCGGCGGCCACGGTGAGCCCGGCGACCACACCCAGGCCAGCGACCAGCGCGCCCGGGTGATGCGCCTGTTCATGGACGCCACGCAGGCCCGGTTGAACGGCCAGCCCGGCAAGGCCATCGCCCTCTTCGAACAATGCATCAAGCTGGACCCCGGCAACCACGCCGCCATGTTCGAGCTGGCCAAGCTGATGCACATGCAGCAGCGGCCCGCAGAGGCGCTCACCTGGGCGAAGAAGGCGCAGGCCGCCGACCCGGAGAACATCTGGTACCGCTTCCTGCTGGCCGACCTCTACGGGCAGTACGGCCAGCTGGACAAGGCGTCCGAGACCTTCCAGGGCATCGTGGACAAGTGGCCGGAGCGGCACGAGGTGCGTTTCCAGCTGGCGCACACCCTCGCCATGGACGGCCGCACCGACGAGGCGCGCAAGGTGTTCAAGGACATCCGCACCCACCTGGGCAACGGCGAGGAGGTGGTGACACAGGAGTACGGCATGCTGGCCAATGCGGGCAAGCTGCAGGAGGCCCGCGAGGTGCTGGAGACCGCGCTGAAGGACGATCCGGACAATGTGGCCTACCTGGGCATGCTCGCCGAGCTCTACGACGAGATGGGCGAGGGCGACAAGGCCCTGGAGCTGTACCGCCGCGTGATGGAGGCCGATCCGGATGACAGCATGACCCGGCTGGCGCTGGCCGAGCACTACTACGCCAAGGGCGAGATGGACCCCGCCTTCGAACAGCTCGGTCTGGCCTTCGGCGACCCCGACCTGGAGGTGGACCCCAAGATGCAGGTGCTGCTCGGCTTCTTCGAGATGACCACCAGCGGCAGCGGAGCCACGGACGACAGCAAGGACCTGGTGCGCCGGGCCTACACGCTGATCGACATCCTGGAGCGCACGCACCCCGAAAGTGGAAAGCCCAGCACCATCCGCGGTGATTTCCTGATGCGCGATGGCAGGATGGCCGAGGCCCGCGACGCCTTCCGCAAGGCCCTGAACTACGAGAAGGACAAGTTCCCCATCTGGATGCAGGTGTTGCAGATGGACCTGCAGGCCGCGGACCATGCCGCGCTGCGCGACGACGCCCGTGCCGCCACCGAGCTCTTCCCCACAAGCCCCGAACCCTGGCTGTACCTGGGCATCGCCGAGGCCCAGTTGAAGGCCTACGACCCGGCCATCGAGGCGCTGGTGACGGGCCGCGACCTGGTGGTGGACAACGACCCGTTGCTGGCCTCGTTCTGGACCAGCCTGGGCGACGCCTACCACAGCGCCGGTCGCCACGACCGCAGCGATGAGGCCTTCGACCAGGCCCTGCGGCTCGACCCGCGCAACGCCACCACGCTGAACAACTACGCCTACTACCTGAGCCTGCGCGGCGAGAAGCTCGAGCGCGCCCGGGAGATGAGCGAACAGAGCAACAAGCTGGCCCCGGGCCAGACCTCCTTCGAGGACACCTACGCCTGGGTGCTGCACCGCATGGGTCGCCACGACGAGGCACGCACCTGGATCGAGAAGGCCCTGGCCAGCGGTGGCGCCACCAGCGGCGAGGTGGTGGAGCACTACGGCGACATCCTCTACGCCCTGGGCGATCATGCCGGCGCGGTGGAACAGTGGCGCAAGGCACTGGCGCTGGGCGGTGCCAGTGAGGCCATCGGCAGCAAGGCGAGCTCCGGCCGGCCCGCCGAATGA
- the tatA gene encoding twin-arginine translocase TatA/TatE family subunit, with amino-acid sequence MKLGMWEIILIVLALLLLFGGKKIPELMRGLGKGMKEFKDAQKGDAPSDEKR; translated from the coding sequence ATGAAACTCGGCATGTGGGAGATCATCCTCATCGTTCTGGCGCTGCTGCTGCTGTTCGGCGGCAAGAAGATCCCCGAACTGATGCGCGGGCTGGGCAAGGGCATGAAGGAGTTCAAGGACGCCCAGAAGGGCGACGCACCCTCCGACGAGAAGCGCTGA
- a CDS encoding DUF4292 domain-containing protein: MFRPAVRLLHRTLGLLLLLGPGCRPVKQVFQADRELPLRSAEKVVENALAALPAEVRHFSAKADVDLVMPDASRSFRSTVRLVTDSALWVSITPALGIEVARALVTTDSVKVLDRLKDTYFVGGRDSAWARFGIDPDLDLLQQALLGRPIGLDPREKYRVDRENGHYVLTSREKRRFVRAAEDILPGDTLTDDRDMKERRLERTLRKAGEREAIVFRYWVEPDSFRVVRVLVSDLARDQQADVRYEDIGTGDAPPFPHRISLSLSDPVRHASGSLQLSRIDTVGPLQLPFRVPEKFAPMP, encoded by the coding sequence ATGTTCCGGCCCGCCGTCCGCCTCCTTCACCGCACCCTCGGCCTTCTGCTGCTCCTCGGCCCGGGCTGTCGCCCGGTGAAGCAGGTGTTCCAGGCCGACCGCGAGCTGCCCCTGCGTTCCGCCGAGAAAGTGGTGGAGAACGCGCTCGCCGCCCTGCCCGCCGAGGTCCGCCACTTCAGCGCCAAGGCCGATGTGGACCTGGTGATGCCCGATGCCTCACGCTCCTTCCGCAGCACGGTGCGGCTCGTGACCGACAGCGCGCTCTGGGTGAGCATCACCCCGGCGCTCGGCATCGAGGTGGCCCGTGCGCTGGTGACCACGGACAGCGTGAAGGTGCTCGATCGCCTGAAGGACACCTACTTCGTGGGCGGGCGGGACAGCGCCTGGGCACGGTTCGGCATCGACCCCGACCTGGACCTGCTGCAGCAGGCGCTGTTGGGACGACCCATCGGACTGGACCCCCGCGAGAAATACCGCGTGGACCGGGAGAACGGGCACTACGTGCTCACGAGCCGGGAGAAACGACGCTTCGTGCGGGCCGCGGAGGACATCCTGCCCGGGGACACCCTGACGGACGACCGGGACATGAAGGAGCGTCGCCTGGAGCGCACCTTGCGCAAGGCGGGCGAGCGTGAGGCGATCGTCTTTCGCTACTGGGTGGAGCCGGACAGCTTCAGGGTGGTGCGTGTGCTGGTGAGCGACCTGGCACGCGATCAACAGGCCGATGTGCGTTATGAGGACATCGGCACGGGGGATGCCCCCCCCTTCCCCCATCGCATCTCCCTTTCTTTGTCGGACCCGGTACGTCATGCCTCAGGCAGCCTTCAGCTCTCCCGGATCGACACCGTCGGGCCGCTCCAGCTCCCGTTCCGGGTGCCGGAGAAGTTCGCTCCGATGCCGTAG
- a CDS encoding peptidoglycan DD-metalloendopeptidase family protein, whose protein sequence is MLLLLLLMPGAAQDRRKLEKKRDALDKQIRTTNTLLEQARKEQQSAERQLQLLDQQLRTRQELIATLGGEVREADQRIAEDESVVKALEEDLEVLSDEYGRMLHYAYRNRSAYDRLSYLFAAESFQQAWKRSRYLDQLAEHRRRQVEQITATQTDLAARIAALRERRNEKTALLSEQQQERARLDRDKDGREVTLAQLRKEESRLRSTLRKQEGQRRDLDAAIRKAIEAELKPKTGGSSGKGGKLDLTLTPEARELNADFEKNKGRLPWPVAKGVITSRFGKQPHPVLKGIVIENNGIDITTEKGASVRALFRGEVSSVIVIPGAGKAVIVTHGAYRTVYSNLREVSVAKGQKVDTKQTLGSVLSEEGTAVAHVEIWKVTADGLVKVDPSPWLAQP, encoded by the coding sequence TTGCTGCTGCTGCTGCTGTTGATGCCCGGGGCGGCGCAGGACCGCAGGAAGCTGGAGAAGAAGCGGGATGCGCTGGACAAGCAGATCAGGACCACCAACACCCTGCTGGAGCAGGCGCGCAAGGAGCAGCAGAGCGCCGAGCGGCAGCTGCAGTTGCTGGACCAGCAGCTGCGGACCCGCCAGGAGCTGATCGCCACCCTGGGCGGCGAGGTGCGCGAAGCGGACCAACGGATCGCCGAGGACGAGTCGGTGGTGAAGGCCTTGGAGGAGGACCTCGAGGTGCTGAGCGACGAGTACGGCCGCATGTTGCACTACGCGTATCGCAACCGCAGCGCCTACGACCGCCTCAGCTACCTCTTCGCCGCCGAGAGCTTCCAGCAGGCGTGGAAGCGCAGCCGCTATCTGGACCAGCTCGCCGAGCACCGGCGCCGGCAGGTGGAGCAGATCACCGCCACGCAGACCGACCTGGCCGCGCGGATCGCCGCGCTACGCGAACGGCGCAACGAGAAGACGGCCCTGCTCAGCGAACAGCAGCAGGAGCGCGCGCGGCTCGACCGCGACAAGGACGGCCGTGAAGTGACCCTCGCCCAGCTGCGCAAGGAGGAGAGCCGCCTGAGGAGCACCCTGCGCAAGCAGGAGGGCCAGCGCCGCGACCTGGACGCCGCGATCCGCAAGGCCATCGAGGCCGAGCTGAAGCCGAAGACCGGCGGATCCTCAGGCAAGGGTGGCAAGCTCGACCTCACCCTGACCCCGGAGGCGCGCGAACTGAACGCCGATTTCGAGAAGAACAAGGGACGCCTGCCCTGGCCCGTGGCCAAGGGCGTCATCACCAGCCGCTTCGGCAAGCAGCCCCACCCGGTGCTCAAGGGCATCGTGATCGAGAACAACGGCATCGACATCACCACCGAGAAGGGCGCCTCGGTGAGGGCCTTGTTCCGCGGGGAGGTGAGCAGCGTGATCGTGATCCCCGGTGCCGGCAAGGCGGTGATCGTCACCCACGGCGCCTACCGCACCGTGTACAGCAACCTGCGCGAGGTGTCGGTGGCCAAGGGCCAGAAGGTGGACACCAAGCAGACGCTGGGCTCCGTGCTGAGCGAGGAGGGCACGGCCGTGGCGCACGTGGAGATCTGGAAGGTGACGGCCGACGGCCTGGTGAAGGTGGACCCGTCGCCCTGGCTCGCACAGCCCTGA
- the accC gene encoding acetyl-CoA carboxylase biotin carboxylase subunit has protein sequence MFKKILIANRGEIALRVIRTCREMGIRTVAVYSTSDKESLHVRFADEAVCIGPPPSKESYLNMPRIIAAAEITNADAIHPGYGFLSENAKFSKLCQKHGIKFIGATPEQIEAMGDKATAKATMIKAGVPVVPGTEGLVTDIAVAKKEAKRIGYPVILKATAGGGGKGMRLVWKEEEFQEAFEKASQEAGAAFGNPGMYMEKYILEPRHIEIQIAGDQYGTFCHMSERDCSIQRRHQKLVEETPSPFMTKALRKKMGEAAIKAAASVNYEGVGTVEFLVDKDRNFYFMEMNTRIQVEHTITEEVIDYDLIREQIKIAAGIPISGLNYEPTRHSIQCRINAEDPFNNFRPTPGRITSYHSPGGHGVRVDTHVYAGYTIPPNYDSMIGKLIVSAQTREEAITKMERALSEYVIEGVHTTIPFHLQLMQNEKFRAGEFTTKFLEDFEIKRPG, from the coding sequence ATGTTCAAGAAGATCCTCATAGCCAACCGCGGCGAGATCGCCCTGCGCGTGATCCGGACCTGCCGGGAGATGGGCATCCGCACGGTGGCCGTCTACAGCACCTCCGACAAGGAGAGCCTGCACGTGCGCTTCGCCGACGAGGCCGTGTGCATCGGCCCGCCGCCCAGCAAGGAGAGCTACCTGAACATGCCGCGCATCATCGCCGCGGCCGAGATCACCAACGCAGATGCCATCCACCCCGGCTATGGCTTCCTGAGCGAGAACGCCAAGTTCAGCAAGCTGTGCCAGAAGCACGGCATCAAGTTCATCGGCGCCACGCCCGAGCAGATCGAGGCCATGGGCGACAAGGCCACCGCCAAGGCCACCATGATCAAGGCTGGTGTTCCGGTGGTGCCCGGCACCGAGGGCCTGGTGACCGACATCGCCGTGGCCAAGAAGGAGGCCAAGCGCATCGGCTACCCGGTGATCCTGAAGGCCACGGCCGGTGGCGGCGGCAAGGGCATGCGCCTGGTGTGGAAGGAGGAGGAGTTCCAGGAGGCCTTCGAGAAGGCCAGCCAGGAGGCGGGCGCCGCCTTCGGCAACCCGGGGATGTACATGGAGAAGTACATCCTGGAGCCCCGCCACATCGAGATCCAGATCGCCGGCGACCAGTACGGCACCTTCTGCCACATGAGCGAGCGCGACTGCTCCATCCAGCGCCGCCACCAGAAGCTCGTGGAGGAGACGCCCAGCCCCTTCATGACCAAGGCGCTGCGCAAGAAGATGGGCGAGGCCGCCATCAAGGCCGCCGCCAGCGTGAACTATGAAGGCGTGGGCACCGTGGAGTTCCTGGTGGACAAGGACCGCAACTTCTACTTCATGGAGATGAACACGCGGATCCAGGTGGAGCACACCATCACCGAGGAGGTGATCGACTACGACCTGATCCGCGAGCAGATCAAGATCGCGGCCGGCATCCCCATCAGCGGCCTCAACTACGAGCCCACGCGCCACAGCATCCAGTGCCGCATCAATGCGGAGGACCCCTTCAACAACTTCCGTCCCACGCCCGGCCGGATCACCAGCTACCACAGCCCCGGCGGCCACGGGGTGCGGGTGGACACCCACGTGTACGCCGGCTACACCATCCCACCGAACTACGACAGCATGATCGGCAAGCTGATCGTGAGCGCGCAGACGCGGGAGGAGGCCATCACCAAGATGGAACGCGCACTGAGCGAGTACGTGATCGAAGGCGTGCACACCACCATTCCCTTCCACCTGCAGCTGATGCAGAACGAGAAGTTCCGCGCCGGGGAGTTCACCACGAAATTCCTGGAGGACTTCGAGATCAAGCGGCCGGGCTGA
- a CDS encoding ketoacyl-ACP synthase III: protein MSRRITAAVTAVHGWVPDRVVSNHDLEHMVDTNDAWITERTGIKERRIMDRGVGTSEVGVRSVRALCEKRGIDPLEIDLLICATVTPDHQFPATANIICDRIGAKNAWGFDLMAACSGFLYGLTVGAQFIETGKYRKVVVVGADKMSSIIDYQDRATCIIFGDGGGAVLLEPNEEGLGVLDSLLHADGSGCQFLHQKAGGSVKPATIRTVEAHEHNVFQEGKSVFKFAVTNMADVSAQVMERNGLTAADVTWLVPHQANLRIIDATARRMGLDDSKVMINIGRYGNTTAGTLPLCLWEWEPRLKKGDNLILSAFGGGFTWGAVYLKWAYGG from the coding sequence ATGAGCCGCCGCATCACCGCCGCCGTCACCGCCGTGCATGGCTGGGTGCCCGACCGGGTGGTGAGCAACCACGACCTGGAGCACATGGTGGACACGAACGATGCGTGGATCACCGAACGTACGGGCATCAAGGAGCGCCGCATCATGGACCGCGGCGTGGGCACCTCGGAGGTCGGGGTGCGCAGCGTGCGGGCCCTCTGCGAAAAGCGCGGCATCGACCCCCTGGAGATCGACCTGCTGATCTGCGCCACGGTGACCCCCGACCACCAGTTCCCGGCCACGGCGAACATCATCTGCGACCGGATCGGCGCGAAGAACGCCTGGGGCTTCGACCTGATGGCGGCCTGCAGCGGATTCCTTTACGGCCTGACGGTCGGCGCCCAGTTCATCGAGACCGGCAAATACCGCAAGGTGGTGGTGGTCGGCGCCGACAAGATGAGCAGCATCATCGACTATCAGGACCGGGCCACCTGCATCATCTTCGGGGATGGCGGCGGCGCGGTGCTGCTGGAGCCCAACGAGGAAGGCCTCGGTGTGCTGGACAGCCTGCTGCATGCCGACGGATCGGGCTGCCAGTTCCTGCATCAGAAGGCGGGCGGCTCGGTGAAGCCGGCCACCATCCGAACGGTGGAGGCCCATGAGCACAACGTGTTCCAGGAGGGCAAGTCGGTGTTCAAGTTCGCCGTCACCAACATGGCCGACGTGAGCGCCCAGGTGATGGAGCGCAACGGGCTGACGGCGGCGGACGTGACCTGGCTGGTGCCGCACCAGGCCAACCTGCGCATCATCGACGCCACGGCCCGCCGCATGGGCCTGGACGACAGCAAGGTGATGATCAACATCGGCCGGTACGGCAACACCACGGCGGGCACGCTGCCCCTGTGCCTGTGGGAGTGGGAGCCCCGGTTGAAGAAGGGTGACAACCTGATCCTCAGCGCCTTCGGTGGTGGATTCACCTGGGGGGCGGTGTACCTGAAATGGGCCTACGGGGGGTGA